A genomic window from Vigna radiata var. radiata cultivar VC1973A chromosome 2, Vradiata_ver6, whole genome shotgun sequence includes:
- the LOC106756117 gene encoding myosin-11: MSESHVAELVSEADSDSGGGVGHDQSNVDTESNTGTNQDQQGERVDHGEPDDEKSAEDTARDDMFVDCPDELTGQKDEEVSTEKNEDDGTEENEFMHHQQRHSVEMGNGEGDAHSPDQLEKTDAEKERILQEYQEERQTVTQGVLDLYFQLKTLNGKENGTEVGDRDVSEFPLRELIKECLEFVNTASEERSNSETTISNLREHLSSRDREIEDLNTKLDQLMVSNDNFQVSAQAQLEKDHFVENLMDKMISSLATVVTQEQVLDDSISGKIVYIEEGTTHLIGKYNQILSEIYQLGQSFSQVGLDSKEQQYGSILAGAHGGLLELKRKETELVEKLAQLEDENRKLVDELDKEKVMLGTLNTELGNLKIELEQEKVKCANTKEKLSMAVTKGKALVQQRDSLKKSLADKSSELDKCLIELEEKSVALQAAELAKEELAHSENMVISLQNSLLEKNAVLDQVEEILSYAKPDDPGMFDVPEKLRWLADERNTLKEAFIELCKLKESLSLVDIPEPVSSYDLESQMNWIVDSCLRARETMDTLQEENSTILEASRYNIDQLSISLVLELQEKYYLLSELTDLKFKYDELFGKNCQISLEKDQIVNMLVDLCGLNKEDERIDYSNTSVIIDLCFQILKGQTGPFSRASKIDAELFENIQSLLYVRDQGLILYEDILEEEMLIRSSTNNLSEELKVASEEITTLKEERSSLLQDLDRSEEKTAMLRDKLSMAVKKGKGLVQDRDNLKGLLNERNAEIEQLKVDLQKQESAVSEYRDEINRLSSNVESIPKLEADILEMKRERNQLEQFLTESNNMLQKVMKCIDGIILPVEPAFDEPIEKVKWLADYVSECRDAKVHIEQELQLVKENASILEIKVAESQATVKSLERELSSLNDSVSLLAEEKTELEHQKGKMEEELQKVKGKVAEVFSTNKSLEDALSEAEKDISILSVEKEQAQASRVAAERELESFKDEATSQASKLAEASKTIKDLEDKLYQVEGTKKLLEDALSQAEKDISILSEEKEQAQVSRVAAERVLESFNDEAASQTSKLTEASRTIKDLEDKLYQVQGTNKSLEEALSQAAKDISILSDEKEQAQVSRVAAERVLESFKDEAASQTSKMAQASRKIEDLEDRLSEVEGNVNLLTEKYNADQVVKTEMENELKKLQDEAANHANNLVDASETIKSLEDALSKAQDDVSTLENSNKIAKQEISSLNLKLNSCMDDLAGKNVNLENRSLKLIGLLNDLQVLMKDTTLFPRIKQFFERKNETLENMSLVVNKIRDNVALTAMDSKGQLVMEESTHMRKTFLDGPKNFEVELDNTEIDDADIDTIILSFGKIVKEFELSSKHIADKFDEFSYSMDEFISPLHGKLLETEAISETIVQNMESLKEEANTMKKLKEEQENIIATLENNINVLLSACSDSTIALQSEVDKNLGLLDSISEVEKLNLEADAQADHHKNGKYVEATHKLISTSRKAQALIRQFEFRSEQLDATIEDLQNKLKEATVAFELVTDDRDLNKSRVSLLESDIQSLQSACSELKDKLESYHALEEKLKEKEAEISSMHDALLAKEENSLLTSSQMRDVFDKIDRIKIPIVESEDDLELPTSAPMKKLSYIIDSITRLHDQLNSMSHDKEKLQSIVETKDLEIKDMKEEVKQLSRNCEDAKMLKNELSELTYVLEKIMDISLGAGEWVVSRKSKDLKELIPALEKRIVAIRSECDDSKSKAQELDIKLVGSQKVIDELKTKVKLLEDSLQDRTSQPDIVQDRSIYEASSLPTGSEITEVEEGSSRGKKAISPVSSAAHVRNMRKGSADHLALDISMESDNLINRVDTDEDKGRVFKSLNTSGFVPKHGKLIADRIDGLWLSGGRVLMSRPRARLGLVGYLLILHIWLLGTIL, encoded by the exons ATGTCTGAGAGTCACGTAGCGGAGCTGGTTTCGGAAGCGGATTCGGATTCAGGGGGTGGTGTGGGGCACGACCAATCAAATGTGGATACCGAATCAAACACTGGTACAAATCAAGACCAG CAGGGAGAGCGTGTTGATCATGGGGAACCTGATGATGAAAAGTCTGCAGAGGATACTGCCAGGGATGACATGTTTGTTGATTGTCCCGATGAGTTAACCGGGCAAAAGGATGAAGAAGTTTCAACTGAGAAGAATGAAGATGACGGAACGGAGGAAAATGAATTTATGCATCACCAGCAGAGACATTCTGTTGAAATGGGCAATGGAGAGGGGGATGCTCACTCCCCAGATCAGCTGGAGAAAACTGATGCTGAGAAAGAACGGATTTTGCAGGAATACCAG GAAGAAAGACAAACTGTTACACAGGGAGTGCTTGATCTTTATTTTCAGCTAAAGACTCTCAATGGCAAAGAGAATGGAACTGAAGTTGGAGATAGGGACGTGAGCGAGTTTCCGTTGAGGGAGCTGATAAAAGAATGTTTGGAATTTGTGAACACTGCTTCAGAAGAACGGTCAAACAGTGAAACCACTATAAGTAATCTTCGGGAACATCTCTCTTCCAGGGACCGTGAGATAGAGGATCTTAATACAAAGCTAGATCAGTTAATGGTATCTAATGATAATTTTCAGGTTTCAGCTCAAGCTCAACTTGAAAAGGATCATTTTGTTGAGAATTTGATGGATAAAATGATATCTTCTCTTGCAACAGTTGTCACTCAAGAACAAGTATTGGATGATTCTATTAGTGGGAAAATAGTTTATATTGAAGAAGGCACTACGCATTTAATTGGAAAGTACAATCAGATTCTTTCTGAAATTTATCAACTTGGGCAATCTTTCTCCCAGGTAGGCTTGGATTCTAAAGAGCAGCAATATGGGAGCATACTTGCTGGTGCTCATGGTGGGTTACTGGAGCTCAAAAGAAAGGAAACAGAATTGGTTGAAAAACTGGCTCAGTTAGAAGATGAAAACCGGAAATTGGTTGATGAGCTTGATAAGGAAAAGGTGATGCTAGGGACATTGAATACTGAGCTAggaaatttgaaaatagaaCTTGAGCAGGAAAAGGTTAAATGTGCTAATACGAAAGAAAAGCTTAGTATGGCTGTGACTAAAGGAAAGGCATTGGTACAGCAGCGAGATTCGTTAAAGAAGTCTCTGGCTGATAAATCCAGCGAGCTTGATAAATGCTTGATTGAATTGGAAGAGAAGTCAGTCGCACTCCAAGCTGCTGAGCTTGCTAAGGAAGAGTTGGCCCATAGTGAAAATATGGTCATTTCCCTACAGAACTCATTATTAGAAAAGAATGCAGTTTTGGATCAAGTGGAAGAAATCTTGTCTTATGCCAAACCTGATGATCCTGGAATGTTTGATGTGCCAGAGAAACTCAGGTGGCTTGCGGATGAGAGAAATACACTGAAGGAAGCCTTCATAGAGTTGTGCAAATTGAAGGAATCTCTATCTCTAGTGGACATACCAGAGCCTGTTTCATCATATGATTTGGAATCACAAATGAATTGGATTGTGGATTCTTGTCTTAGGGCCCGGGAGACCATGGACACTCTACAGGAAGAAAATTCCACAATCTTGGAAGCATCCCGTTACAATATTGATCAGTTGAGTATTTCTCTTGTGCTGGAATTGCAGGAAAAATATTACCTTCTGTCAGAATTAACTGATTTGAAGTTCAAATATGATGAACTTTTTGGCAAGAACTGTCAAATTTCTTTGGAGAAGGATCAGATAGTCAATATGTTAGTCGATCTTTGTGGCCTGAACAAGGAAGATGAAAGGATTGACTATTCCAACACTTCTGTGATCATCGACTTATGCTTTCAAATTCTAAAAGGGCAGACTGGTCCCTTCTCTAGAGCATCTAAGATTGATGCTGAGTTGTTTGAAAACATTCAAAGTCTCTTGTATGTTAGAGACCAAGGTTTAATACTCTATGAAGATATACTAGAAGAGGAGATGCTAATTAGATCAAGTACAAATAACCTTTCAGAAGAACTAAAAGTGGCATCTGAGGAAATTACAActttgaaagaagaaaggagTTCTCTGCTGCAAGATCTTGATCGATCAGAGGAGAAGACTGCCATGCTTAGGGATAAGTTGTCCATGGCAGTTAAGAAAGGAAAGGGACTGGTTCAGGATAGGGACAATCTAAAAGGTCTTCTAAATGAAAGGAACGCAGAGATTGAGCAGTTGAAGGTTGATTTGCAGAAGCAAGAATCTGCTGTTTCTGAATACAGGGATGAGATCAACAGATTGTCCAGTAATGTGGAAAGCATCCCAAAGCTGGAGGCTGATATTCTGGAAATGAAAAGGGAGAGGAATCAGTTAGAACAATTTTTAACTGAGAGCAATAACATGTTACAGAAAGTGATGAAGTGTATTGATGGTATCATTCTTCCTGTTGAGCCTGCTTTTGATGAACCAATAGAAAAGGTGAAGTGGCTTGCTGATTATGTCAGTGAATGCCGAGATGCCAAGGTACACATAGAGCAAGAGTTGCAGCTAGTGAAGGAGAATGCCAGTATACTTGAAATTAAAGTAGCTGAATCCCAAGCCACTGTAAAATCCCTTGAACGGGAATTATCGTCTTTGAATGACAGTGTTTCTCTACTTGCTGAAGAGAAAACAGAATTAGAACATCAGAAGGGAAAAATGGAGGAAGAGTTACAGAAAGTTAAAGGTAAAGTTGCCGAGGTCTTCAGTACCAACAAGTCACTTGAAGATGCCTTATCAGAAGCAGAAAAAGATATTTCTATTCTTTCTGTAGAGAAAGAGCAAGCTCAAGCTAGCAGAGTTGCTGCTGAAAGAGAGTTAGAGAGTTTTAAAGATGAAGCAACCAGTCAAGCAAGCAAACTGGCAGAGGCTAGCAAGACCATAAAGGATCTGGAAGATAAACTATATCAGGTTGAGGGTACTAAAAAGTTACTTGAAGATGCGTTATCACAAGCAGAAAAAGATATTTCTATTCTTTCCGAAGAAAAAGAGCAGGCTCAAGTTAGCAGAGTAGCTGCAGAGAGAGTGTTAGAGAGTTTTAATGATGAAGCAGCCAGTCAAACTAGCAAACTGACCGAGGCCAGCAGGACCATAAAGGATCTAGAAGATAAACTATATCAGGTTCAGGGTACTAATAAGTCACTTGAAGAGGCATTATCACAAGCCGCAAAAGATATTTCTATTCTTTCTGATGAAAAAGAGCAGGCTCAAGTTAGCAGAGTAGCTGCAGAGAGAGTGTTAGAGAGTTTTAAAGATGAAGCAGCCAGCCAAACAAGCAAAATGGCACAGGCTAGCAGGAAAATAGAGGATCTAGAAGATAGACTATCTGAGGTTGAGGGTAATGTCAATTTATTGACTGAAAAGTATAATGCTGATCAAGTTGTCAAGACTGAGATGGAAAATGAATTGAAGAAGCTGCAAGATGAAGCTGCAAATCATGCCAACAATTTGGTAGACGCTTCTGAAACTATAAAATCACTGGAGGATGCATTATCAAAGGCACAAGATGATGTTTCCaccttagaaaattcaaataaaattgcaaAGCAGGAGATATCTTCACTCAATTTGAAGTTAAATTCATGCATGGACGACTTAGCTGGAAAGAATGTCAACTTAGAAAACAGGTCCCTAAAGCTCATTGGACTTCTTAATGATCTTCAGGTGCTCATGAAGGACACTACTCTATTTCCCAGAATAAAACAATTCTTTGAGAGGAAAAATGAGACCCTGGAGAATATGAGTCTCGTTGTTAACAAAATTAGAGATAATGTTGCCTTGACTGCAATGGACTCAAAGGGACAGCTAGTGATGGAG GAAAGTACACATATGAGAAAAACATTCTTGGATGGTCCTAAAAATTTTGAAGTTGAACTGGACAACACAGAGATTGATGATGCTGATATTGACACCATAATCTTATCATTTGGAAAGATTGTGAAAGAATTTGAGTTGAGCAGCAAACACATTGCAGATAAGTTTGATGAATTTTCGTATTCTATGGATGAGTTTATTTCTCCTCTCCATGGAAAACTGTTGGAAACTGAGGCCATCTCGGAGACTATTGTTCAGAACATGGAAAGTTTGAAAGAAGAAGCAAATACCatgaaaaagttgaaagaaGAACAGGAAAATATTATTGCCACTTTAGAAAACAATATCAATGTATTGCTATCTGCATGCAGTGATTCTACCATTGCACTTCAGAGTGAAGTTGACAAGAATCTTGGGCTGCTAGACTCCATTTCTGAGGTTGAAAAGTTAAACCTTGAAGCAGATGCGCAAGCAGATCATCATAAGAACGGTAAATACGTGGAGGCCACACATAAGTTGATTAGTACTTCTAGAAAAGCTCAAGCTTTGATTAGACAGTTTGAATTTAGAAGTGAGCAGTTAGATGCAACAATTGAAGATTTACAGAATAAATTGAAAGAAGCAACGGTTGCTTTTGAATTAGTCACAGATGATAGAGACTTAAATAAAAGCAGAGTTTCGCTGCTGGAATCTGATATTCAATCACTCCAAAGTGCTTGCAGTGAGCTTAAGGATAAGTTAGAGAGTTATCATGCCCtagaagaaaaattgaaagaaaaagaagctgAGATTTCATCGATGCACGATGCTTTGTTGGCAAAAGAAG AAAACTCCCTCCTTACATCATCTCAAATGAGAGATGTCTTTGACAAGATAGATAGGATCAAAATCCCTATTGTAGAGTCTGAAGATGACTTGGAGCTACCTACTTCAGCCCCTATGAAAAAACTCTCTTACATTATTGATAGTATTACTAGGTTGCATGATCAATTAAACTCTATGtctcatgataaagaaaagcTGCAGTCAATCGTTGAAACAAAGGATCTTGAAATTAAGGATATGAAGGAGGAAGTTAAACAACTCAGTAGAAACTGTGAAGATGCAAAAATGCTCAAGAATGAATTGTCTGAGCTCACTTATGtattagaaaaaattatggATATTTCTTTGGGAGCCGGTGAATGGGTTGTAAGTAGGAAATCTAAGGATTTGAAGGAATTAATACCAGCATTGGAAAAACGTATTGTTGCCATTCGTTCAGAATGTGATGATTCAAAATCCAAGGCCCAAGAACTTGATATTAAGTTAGTTGGAAGTCAGAAGGTTATCGATGAATTAAAAACCAAGGTTAAACTACTTGAAGATTCACTTCAAGACAGGACTTCTCAGCCAGACATTGTCCAGGACAGGAGCATATATGAAGCATCCTCATTACCTACTGGGTCTGAGATAACTGAAGTTGAAGAG GGTTCATCACGTGGCAAGAAAGCAATATCACCTGTCTCATCAGCTGCTCATGTGCGGAATATGCGAAAAGGATCTGCTGACCATCTTGCACTTGATATTAGTATGGAGTCTGATAATTTGATTAACAGAGTGGATACGGATGAGGATAAAG GTCGCGTATTCAAGTCTCTAAACACTTCTGGATTTGTACCAAAACATGGAAAACTCATTGCAGATCGTATTGATGGACTCTG GTTATCTGGTGGTCGAGTTCTCATGAGTCGTCCTAGAGCAAGATTAGGACTTGTTGGTTATTTGCTTATCTTGCATATCTGGCTGCTGGGGACGATCTTGTAG
- the LOC106754264 gene encoding uncharacterized protein LOC106754264 isoform X1, whose protein sequence is MVIISSWEKTQYATQRIVSVTAFLTSPTATPKHQNPTTLSSTHISSQKLQTFGHKTSKSLALLFLLSIHHFSFLVFLFFSFPQSKAKEGKMAMIPYQLSRLPYHDSLKVLEADIQHANALAAAIPRAKGGTVLQMKLVYNQLAPLFLLFLQWMDCSCAGFLHRYLNLFHIIIYKVHNDGRSSMSTHGRKATIGDFYAVILPSLQRLHGSLEKLEAVEAGESSIEGSSHGNKVIEASGRLTNIDLQREDECGICLEPCTKMVLPGCCHAMCIKCYRKWNRKSESCPFCRGSLRRVNSEDLWVLTCDDDVVDAETVSKEDLLRFYLYISKLPKDHPDALFLMYYEYLI, encoded by the exons ATGGTGATAATCTCGTCATGGGAAAAAACGCAATACGCAACGCAACGCATCGTTTCTGTTACGGCATTCCTTACCTCACCCACCGCAACACCCAAACACCAAAACCCAACCACACTCTCCTCAACTCATATATCCTCTCAAAAGCTTCAAACTTTCGGACACAAAACATCAAAAAGCTTAGCCctactttttcttctctcaattcatcacttctctttcttggttttccttttttttag CTTTCCACAAAGTAAAGCCAAAGAGGGAAAGATGGCAATGATTCCGTACCAACTTTCCCGTTTACCTTACCACGATTCCCTCAAAGTACTTGAAGCTGATATACAGCACGCTAATGCTTT GGCTGCTGCAATTCCCAGAGCCAAGGGTGGGACTGTTCTTCAAATGAAATTGGTTTACAATCAGTTGGCTCCTCTCTTCCTGTTATTTCTACAATGGATGGATTGTTCTTGTGCAGGCTTTCTCCATAGGTATCTCAACCTCTTCCACATAATTATATACAAG GTACACAATGATGGTAGATCAAGCATGTCTACCCATGGAAGGAAGGCTACCATTGGGGACTTTTATG CCGTTATATTGCCATCTCTCCAAAGGCTTCATGGTAGTTTGGAGAAGTTGGAGGCTGTTGAAGCGGGAGAATCAAGCATAGAAGGTTCAAGTCATGGCAATAAGGTGATTGAAGCAAGTGGGAGACTAACCAATATTGATTTGCAAAGAGAAGATGAATGTGGAATTTGCTTAGAGCCTTGCACCAAAATGGTTTTACCTGGTTGCTGCCATGCCATGTGTATCAAATGCTACCGCAAGtg GAACAGAAAATCAGAGTCTTGTCCTTTTTGTCGTGGCAGCTTGAGGAGAGTTAATTCAGAGGATCTATGGGTGCTAACTTGTGacgatgatgttgttgatgctGAAACAGTTTCTAAAGAGGATCTATTGCGTTTTTACCTCTATATCAGCAAGCTGCCAAAAGATCACCCAGATGCACTTTTCCTAATGTATTATGAATACCTCATTTAA
- the LOC106756460 gene encoding probable LRR receptor-like serine/threonine-protein kinase At1g67720 produces the protein MCLWSLFVITLLLVLRSHVLCQLEEFISIDCGGTSNYTDKGTGLSWISDSGMMKHGKSVLVQNRRENKVQYQRRRDFPIDSRKYCYTLGSEQRRRYLVRATFQYGILDDGDTYPQFQLYLDATKWATVSIYDATRTYVKEMIFRAPSNSIDVCVCCATTGSPFISTLELRPLNLSMYATDFESSFFLKVAARINFGAPSEDVVRYPDDPYDRIWESDLIKRQNYLVGVAPGTERINTTKKIEIETREYPPVKVMQTAVVGTKGVLSYRLNLEDFPGNARAYAYFAEIEDLAKNETRKFKLEQPYIADYSNAVVNIAENANGTYTLYEPSYMNVSLEFVLSFSFVKTRDSTQGPLLNAMEISKYVQIASKTDRQDSNFVNAFRFLSAGSALMNEGDPCVPTPWDWINCSTTTPPRITKINLSRRNLKGEIPRDLNNMESLTELWLDGNLLTGQLPDMSNLVNLKIVHLENNRLTGPLPSYLGSLPSLQALFIQNNSFSGVIPSGLLSGKIIFNFDDNPELHKGSKKHFQLMLGISIGVLGILLILFLASLVLLLNLRRKTSRQKRDEKGISGRSSTKPLTGYSFGRGGNLMDEGTACYITLSELKEATNNFSKKIGKGSFGSVYYGKMSDGKEVAVKTMTDLSSYGNQQFVNEVALLSRIHHRNLVPLIGYCEEEYQHMLVYEYMHNGTLREYIHECSNQKQLDWLARLRIAEDAARGLEYLHTGCNPSIIHRDVKTSNILLDINMRAKVSDFGLSRLAEEDLTHISSVARGTVGYLDPEYYANQQLTEKSDVYSFGVVLLELISGKKPVSSEDYGPEMNIVHWVRSLIRKGDVISIMDPSLVGNAKTESIWRVAEIAMQCVEQHGAYRPKMQEVILAIQDASSIEKGTENQLKLSSSGGSKPQSSRKTLLASFLEIESPDLSNSCLPSAR, from the exons ATGTGTTTATGGTCTCTTTTTGTGATTACACTTCTTCTTGTGCTGAGATCACATGTGCTTTGCCAACTTGAAG AGTTTATCAGTATTGACTGCGGAGGGACAAGTAACTACACTGATAAAGGAACGGGGCTTTCATGGATATCAGATTCTGGGATGATGAAACATGGGAAATCAGTGTTGGTACAAAATCGTAGAGAAAACAAGGTTCAGTATCAGAGACGCAGAGACTTTCCAATTGACAGCAGAAAATACTGTTATACACTTGGTTCTGAGCAGAGAAGAAGGTATCTAGTGCGAGCAACGTTTCAGTATGGTATCTTGGATGACGGTGACACATACCCTCAGTTTCAGCTCTATTTGGATGCAACAAAATGGGCTACTGTGTCAATATATGATGCCACAAGAACTTATGTGAAGGAAATGATCTTCAGGGCACCCTCAAACTCCATTGATGTTTGCGTGTGCTGTGCTACCACTGGTTCTCCCTTCATATCTACCCTTGAACTAAGGCCCTTGAATCTTTCTATGTATGCCACAGATTTTGAGAGCAGTTTCTTCTTGAAAGTGGCTGCAAGAATTAACTTTGGTGCTCCAAGTGAGGATGTAGTCAG GTATCCAGATGACCCATATGATAGAATTTGGGAGTCTGATCTTATTAAAAGACAAAACTATCTGGTTGGGGTGGCCCCAGGCACTGAAAGAATTAAtacaacaaagaaaatagaaatagagACAAGAGAATACCCACCTGTTAAAGTGATGCAGACTGCAGTTGTTGGCACAAAAGGAGTCCTTAGCTATAGACTAAACCTAGAAGACTTCCCTGGAAATGCTAGAGCTTATGCATATTTTGCAGAGATTGAAGATCTGGCTAAGAATGAGACTAGAAAATTCAAATTGGAGCAACCTTACATAGCTGACTACAGTAATGCAGTGGTGAACATAGCTGAGAATGCCAATGGGACCTACACTCTTTATGAACCAAGTTATATGAACGTGAGTCTTGAGTTTGTGCTTTCGTTCTCCTTTGTTAAGACCAGGGATTCTACTCAAGGACCTCTTCTAAATGCAATGGAAATAAGCAAATACGTGCAAATTGCTTCGAAGACTGACAGACAAGATT CAAACTTTGTTAATGCGTTTCGCTTCTTATCAGCTGGAAGTGCCCTGATGAATGAAGGTGATCCCTGTGTTCCAACTCCCTGGGACTGGATAAATTGTAGTACAACTACACCTCCAAGAATTACAAAGAT AAACCTGTCACGAAGGAATCTGAAGGGTGAAATCCCGAGGGATCTCAACAACATGGAATCATTGACAGAACT GTGGCTGGACGGGAACTTGCTTACAGGACAACTTCCTGACATGAGCAATCTTGTCAATCTAAAGATTGT GCATCTGGAGAACAACAGATTGACTGGTCCCTTACCATCTTACTTGGGTAGTTTACCAAGTTTACAAGCACT GTTCATACAGAATAACTCTTTTAGTGGGGTAATACCATCAGGTTTACTGTCAGGCAAAATAATTTTCAA CTTTGATGATAATCCCGAACTGCATAAAGGGAGCAAGAAGCATTTTCAGTTGATGCTAGGAATTTCTATTGGAGTACTAGGGATTCTGTTAATATTATTCTTAGCAAGTTTGGTTCTATTGCTTAATCTGCGGAGAAAAACTTCTCGACAGAAACGAGATGAAAAGG GTATTTCTGGGCGCAGCAGTACTAAACCTTTAACTGGATATTCATTTGGTCGGGGTGGAAATTTAATGGATGAAGGTACTGCTTGCTATATTACACTCTCTGAGTTGAAAGAAGCTACTAATAATTTCTCAAAGAAAATTGGCAAAGGAAGCTTTGGATCTGTCTACTATGGGAAAATGAGTGATGGAAAAGAGGTGGCAGTTAAGACTATGACCGATCTATCAAGCTATGGGAACCAGCAATTTGTAAATGAG GTAGCCCTCTTATCAAGAATTCATCACAGAAACTTGGTTCCTCTGATTGGATATTGTGAAGAAGAATATCAGCATATGCTGGTTTACGAGTATATGCACAATGGCACTTTAAGGGAGTACATTCACG AATGTTCGAACCAGAAGCAATTGGATTGGTTAGCTCGCCTTCGAATTGCAGAAGATGCAGCTAGAG GTCTTGAATACTTACACACAGGATGCAATCCAAGTATCATTCACCGTGATGTGAAGACAAGCAATATTCTCCTAGACATCAATATGAGAGCAAAAGTGTCAGATTTTGGACTTTCAAGACTCGCTGAAGAAGATTTAACACACATATCAAGTGTTGCAAGGGGAACTGTAGGTTATCTGGATCCTGA GTACTACGCAAATCAGCAATTGACTGAAAAGAGTGATGTGTATAGTTTTGGAGTCGTTCTGTTGGAACTGATATCAGGAAAAAAACCTGTATCCTCAGAAGACTATGGTCCTGAAATGAACATCGTTCACTGG GTAAGATCCTTAATTCGTAAAGGAGATGTTATAAGCATTATGGATCCTTCCCTTGTGGGGAATGCCAAAACTGAATCAATTTGGAGGGTTGCTGAAATTGCTATGCAATGTGTAGAACAACACGGTGCCTACAGGCCAAAAATGCAAGAGGTCATTTTGGCCATACAAGATGCTTCTAGCATTGAAAAAGGCACAGAAAATCAACTCAAGTTATCATCTTCGGGCGGTTCAAAGCCACAGTCTTCTCGTAAGACTTTGCTTGCAAGTTTTCTAGAAATTGAGAGCCCTGACTTGTCTAATTCTTGCCTCCCCTCAGCCAGATaa
- the LOC106754264 gene encoding E3 ubiquitin-protein ligase rnf8-B isoform X2 translates to MLCFLHRYLNLFHIIIYKVHNDGRSSMSTHGRKATIGDFYAVILPSLQRLHGSLEKLEAVEAGESSIEGSSHGNKVIEASGRLTNIDLQREDECGICLEPCTKMVLPGCCHAMCIKCYRKWNRKSESCPFCRGSLRRVNSEDLWVLTCDDDVVDAETVSKEDLLRFYLYISKLPKDHPDALFLMYYEYLI, encoded by the exons ATGCTTT GCTTTCTCCATAGGTATCTCAACCTCTTCCACATAATTATATACAAG GTACACAATGATGGTAGATCAAGCATGTCTACCCATGGAAGGAAGGCTACCATTGGGGACTTTTATG CCGTTATATTGCCATCTCTCCAAAGGCTTCATGGTAGTTTGGAGAAGTTGGAGGCTGTTGAAGCGGGAGAATCAAGCATAGAAGGTTCAAGTCATGGCAATAAGGTGATTGAAGCAAGTGGGAGACTAACCAATATTGATTTGCAAAGAGAAGATGAATGTGGAATTTGCTTAGAGCCTTGCACCAAAATGGTTTTACCTGGTTGCTGCCATGCCATGTGTATCAAATGCTACCGCAAGtg GAACAGAAAATCAGAGTCTTGTCCTTTTTGTCGTGGCAGCTTGAGGAGAGTTAATTCAGAGGATCTATGGGTGCTAACTTGTGacgatgatgttgttgatgctGAAACAGTTTCTAAAGAGGATCTATTGCGTTTTTACCTCTATATCAGCAAGCTGCCAAAAGATCACCCAGATGCACTTTTCCTAATGTATTATGAATACCTCATTTAA
- the LOC111240599 gene encoding RPM1-interacting protein 4-like, with amino-acid sequence MASYYDQKQGKPLPKFGEWDVNDPASAEGFTVIFNKARDEKKVASVSGRFPSQRKYDSRKRKNQKKSKSASNNTKKKWFCFGP; translated from the exons ATGGCCTCG TATTATGATCAAAAACAAGGAAAGCCTTTACCTAAGTTTGGGGAATGGGATGTGAATGATCCTGCTTCAGCTGAAGGATTCACTGTTATATTCAACAAAGCCAGAGATGAAAAGAAAGTTGCCTCAGTCTCGGGACGATTCCCTTCTCAGCGAAAATACGATTCTCGAAAACGCAAGAATCAAAAAAAGAGCAAGAGTGCCTCTAACAACACAAAG AAAAAATGGTTTTGCTTTGGCCCTTAG